Proteins encoded in a region of the Orcinus orca chromosome 8, mOrcOrc1.1, whole genome shotgun sequence genome:
- the CSRP3 gene encoding cysteine and glycine-rich protein 3 codes for MSIGIGSLWRLPKFRVFALCPVRLDLDQRVFKMPNWGGGAKCGACGKTVYHAEEIQCNGRSFHKTCFHCMACRKALDSTTVAAHESEIYCKVCYGRKYGPKGIGYGQGAGCLSTDTGEHLGLQFQQSPKPARSATTSNPSKFTSKFGESEKCPRCRKSVYAAEKVMGGGKPWHKTCFRCAICGKSLESTNVTDKDGELYCKVCYAKNFGPTGIGFGGLTHQVEKKE; via the exons atgtcgattGGGATTGGCTCACTCTGGAGGTTGCCTAAATTTAGGGTATTTGCTTTATGTCCTGTTAGACTTGACCTTGACCAGAGAGTCTTCAAGATGCCAAACTGGGGCGGAGGAGCGAAATGCGGAGCCTGCGGAAAGACCGTCTACCATGCGGAAGAAATCCAGTGCAACGGAAGGAGTTTCCACAAGACCTGTTTCCACTGCA TGGCCTGCAGGAAGGCTCTGGACAGCACCACAGTGGCAGCTCACGAGTCTGAGATCTACTGTAAGGTCTGCTACGGGCGCAAGTACGGCCCCAAGGGGATCGGGTATGGACAAGGTGCCGGCTGCCTCAGCACGGACACGGGTGAACACCTGGGCCTCCAGTTCCAACA GTCCCCAAAGCCGGCACGCTCTGCCACCACCAGCAACCCTTCCAAGTTCACTTCGAAGTTCGGAGAGTCGGAGAAGTGCCCTCGATGCAGAAAGTCAGTCTATGCTGCTGAGAAGGTGATGGGAGGTGGCAAG CCTTGGCACAAGACCTGTTTTCGCTGTGCTATCTGTGGGAAGAGTCTAGAGTCCACGAACGTTACTGACAAAGATGGGGAACTTTATTGCAAAG TTTGCTATGCCAAAAATTTTGGCCCTACAGGTATTGGGTTTGGGGGCCTTACACATCAAGTggaaaagaaagagtga